Proteins from a genomic interval of Arachis hypogaea cultivar Tifrunner chromosome 10, arahy.Tifrunner.gnm2.J5K5, whole genome shotgun sequence:
- the LOC140175539 gene encoding uncharacterized protein, which yields MDVVPSIGDQGRAAGAEGAASVASPRERRRSPRQRTEPRTKTRPFGGTGGNSARIMQELRHRVQNLERQLANQEHDRRTTDPSYSPPPESQERDSRRSRLRHASASRTEAESTREESPIPRRRNDTIIYSRGKETHLTGRDREDGKERAERTRRPVIMGATPFHRSILEVRLPKHFDKPTDMRYDGTQDPLEHLTSFEARMNLEGVGDEVRCRAFPVTLAGPAIRWFNGLPQGSIYGFSDVSRDFLAQFTTQIAKVKHPINLFGITQRHGEPTRKYLDRFNDECLEIDGLTNSVASLCMTNGLLNEDFRKHLTTKPVWTMHEIQTVAKEQQGNGERQKEQAREGGPSKAPRPFSRIGKFTNYTPLTLPITEVYQQIAEKGILLKPRPLKDRTGRNKNFYCDYHKGYGHQTQDYFDLKDALEQAIREGKLTEFSHLIREPRRRHRDQDKEGKTRSAKRRQEQEDRDHGLTVINVVTAKNAAPRSRSAHKKDAKILAVSSSLVRSSKKPPSISFGPEDQWFDEAPENPPMVITARVGTGLVKQILVDTGADSNIMFRNVFDALGLRDADLSTHQHGVIGLGDHFIKPDGVISLPVSVGQAQGRRSAMAEFVFVTDDGSIGSIRGDLETAVTCDNASLSLRKKSKESGVFLADLDAKVDDKPRLEPEGDMEKFRVGDTEDKFTFVNRNFSHELKEPLVEMIRANGDLFAWTPADMPVAQRRRKMSRERAEEVARQTASLLDVGFIRELDYSTWLLNVVLVKKHNDKWRMCIDYSDLNKACPKDCFPLPNIDAPVDAAAGYRYLSFMDAFSSYNQIPMHRPDEAKTTFITPGGTFCYRVMPLGLKNAGATYQKMMKKIFGDLIGKTVEVYVDDILAKTARPDDLLNDLRSVFASLRQHGMRLNPLKCAFTMEAGKFLGFMITQRGVEANPEKCRAIL from the exons ATGGACGTCGTGCCGAGCATCGGAGACCAAGGCCGAGCAGCCGGCGCAGAGGGGGCAGCCTCCGTCGCCTCGCCAAGAGAACGACGAAGATCCCCCCGACAACGCACTGAACCACGTACAAAGACGCGACCCTTCGGAGGAACTGGCGGCAACAGCGCCAGAATAATGCAGGAGCTACGCCACAGGGTCCAGAACCTGGAACGACAGCTAGCCAATCAGGAGCATGATCGACGAACCACCGATCCTAGCTACTCCCCACCTCCTGAAAGCCAAGAGAGAGATTCCCGCCGAAGTCGTCTCCGACATGCCTCCGCATCCCGAACGGAAGCGGAGAGCACCCGAGAAGAGTCACCTATCCCAAGAAGACGAAACGACACAATCATCTACTCCCGAGGCAAAGAAACGCACCTCACAGGACGAGATCGCGAAGACGGGAAAGAGAGGGCTGAGAGGACACGGCGACCCGTGATAATGGGCGCCACCCCGTTCCATCGATCCATCCTTGAGGTCCGGTTGCCGAAGcacttcgacaaaccaacggacatgaggtacgatggaacCCAAGACCCTCTGGAACACCTCACATCCTTCGAAGCTAGGATGAATCTGGAGGGAGTAGGGGACGAGGTGAGGTGCCGAGCCTTCCCGGTGACTCTGGCAGGACCCGCGATCAGATGGTTTAACGGCCTCCCACAGGGATCCATCTATGGGTTTTCGGACGTCAGCCGTGACTTCTTAGCCCAATTCACGACACAAATAGCAAAGGTAAAGCACCCGATCAACCTCTTTGGGATAACCCAAAGACACGGGGAGCCGACCAGAAAATACCTGGACCGGTTCAACGATGAATGCTTGGAAATTGACGGCCTAACCAATTCGGTGGCCAGCCTTTGTATGACGAACGGCCTCCTCAACGAGGACTTTCGAAAACACCTCACCACGAAGCCGGTTTGGACAATGCACGAGATCCAAACGGTAGCTAAGGA ACAACAAGGTAACGGAGAGAGACAGAAAGAACAAGCTAGAGAGGGAGGGCCGAGTAAGGCACCCAGACCATTTTCCCGGATTGGGAAATTCACCAACTACACTCCGCTCACTCTTCCCATCACGGAAGTTTATCAGCAGATTGCCGAGAAAGGAATCCTGTTGAAGCCCCGACCACTCAAGGACCGTACGGGGAGAAACAAGAACTTTTACTGTGACTATCACAAGGGCTATGGGCACCAAACACAGGACTATTTTGACCTGAAGGACGCACTAGAACAAGCGATAAGGGAGGGTAAGCTAACAGAATTCTCCCATCTTATAAGGGAGCCGAGGAGGCGACATCGCGACCAAGACAAAGAAGGCAAAACCCGGTCGGCAAAGCGGCGACAAGAGCAAGAAGATAGAGACCACGGCCTCACCGTGATAAATGTAGTAACAGCCAAAAACGCCGCGCCAAGGTCGCGATCGGCGCATAAGAAAGACGCCAAAATCCTGGCGGTCTCCTCCTCGCTGGTGCGAAGTTCTAAAAAACCCCCATCCATCTCTTTCGGTCCGGAAGACCAGTGGTTCGATGAGGCCCCCGAAAACccacccatggtcatcacggccagagtgggaaccggcctcgtcaaacAAATCCTTGTCGACACGGGGGcagactcgaacatcatgttccgcaacgtgttcGACGCATTGGGGCTAAGGGACGCCGACCTATCGACTCACCAGCACGGGGTCATCGGGttgggcgaccacttcatcaaaccTGATGGAGTAATATCCCTGCCGGTCTCTGTGGGACAGGCTCAAGGCCGAAGATCGGCGATGGCCGAGTTCGTG TTTGTTACCGACGACGGATCTATAGGGTCCATAAGAGGAGACCTCGAGACGGCGGTCACTTGCGACAACGCCAGCCTCTCCCTAAGGAAGAAATCCAAAGAGTCAGGGGTGTTCCTGGCTGACTTGGACGCCAAGGTTGACGACAAGCCCAGACTGGAACCAGAGGGAGACATGGAGAAGTTCAGGGTCGGTGACACAGAGGACAAGTTCACATTTGTCAATAGAAACTTTTCGCATGAATTGAAGGAACCCTTGGTAGAAATGATCAGGGCCAATGGGGACTTGTTCGCCTGGACGCCGGCCGACATGCCGGTGGCTCAGAGGAGGAGAAAGATGTCACGCGAAAGGGcggaggaggtggccaggcagacggccagcctTCTTGATGTGGGCTTCATACGGGAACTAGACTACTCGACCTGGCTCTTAAACGTAGTTCTGGTAAAAAAGCACAACgacaaatggagaatgtgcatagactactcTGACCTCAACAAGGCATGCCCTAAGGATTGTTTCCCCCTCCCCAACATAGATGCACCCGTCGACGCGGCAGCGGGCTACCGGTacctgagcttcatggatgccttCTCCAGctacaaccagataccgatgcaccggcccGACGAGGCTAAAACAACATTTATAACGCCAGGAGGAACCTTCTGCTACAGGGTAATGCCGCTCGGCCTAAAAAATGCGGGAGCAACATaccaaaaaatgatgaaaaaaatatttggcgACCTCATAGGCAAGACGGTGGAAGTCTATGTAGATGACATCCTCGCGAAGACTGCGCGACCCGATGACCTTCTGAATGACCTGAGAAGTGTATTCGCGTCTCTCCGACAACACGGTATGAGGCTCAATCCCCTGAAGTGTGCCTTCACCATGGAAGCCGGGAAGTTCCTaggattcatgataacccaaaggggAGTAGAAGCCAACCCTGAGAAATGCCGAGCGATACTCTAG
- the LOC112717191 gene encoding pathogenesis-related protein PRB1-3-like, translating to MDYLVVHNAARAEVGVTPLKWDKKLESHAHEFVNEHIANCRGIMSTPTEFYSGIYGQNLGYSPFRGTIASAVAYWVAQKRQYEHKSNKCIDGNPASCHCYVQIVWGASTYLGCARGECHNNEGTLVTCYYYPSANFPAQRPYSVH from the coding sequence ATGGACTATCTTGTAGTTCATAATGCTGCACGTGCTGAAGTTGGAGTTACGCCATTGAAGTGGGACAAAAAACTAGAATCACATGCTCATGAGTTTGTGAATGAACATATTGCAAATTGTAGAGGAATAATGTCTACGCCGACTGAGTTTTATAGTGGTATCTACGGCCAAAACTTAGGATATAGTCCGTTTCGTGGtacaatagcatctgcagtggcGTATTGGGTAGCACAGAAACGACAGTATGAGCACAAATCTAACAAATGCATTGATGGTAACCCTGCCAGTTGTCATTGCTACGTTCAAATTGTTTGGGGTGCATCAACTTATTTAGGTTGCGCAAGAGGGGAGTGCCACAATAATGAAGGCACCCTTGTTACTTGTTATTATTATCCTAGCGCCAACTTTCCAGCTCAACGCCCCTACTCAGTGCATTAA